The Mesorhizobium sp. B2-8-5 genome segment TAAGCCGCGCTCTTCCCCGTCGCGATGAAATGCGGGTTGGCGAAATCGCTGTCGCTCGCCTGGTTGCGCTTGCCGTAGACGAGCGGCTCGCCGTCCAGGGTGCGGGTCATGCCGCCGGCGGCGCGCAACACCGCGTCGCCCGCCGCCGTATCCCATTCCATGGTGCGGCCGAAGCGCGGATAGACGTCGGCTTCCGCCGCGGCGAGCAGGCAGAATTTCAGCGATGAGCCGACCGAGACGATCTCGGCGGCGCCAAGGTCGCGGATGAAGGCATCGGTCTCCGGCGTGTTGTGCGAGCGGCTGGCGACGACGGCGAGCGGCGAGCCGCCTGCCCGCACCGTGATCGGCCGGCGGCCGGCCACGCGATAGTCGGGATCGACCTCGAGCGCCTCGGCCTTGCCGGGTCGTCCGGAGAAAAAGCGCCCCGTGCACGGCGCGAAAACGACGCCGACTTCCGGCACGCCATGGCGGACCAGCGCGATGTTGACGGTGAAATCGGTGCGGCGGTTGACGAATTCCTTGGTGCCGTCGAGCGGATCGATCAGGAAGAACGCGCCGTCAAGATCAGGCGTTGCGATGCCTGCCGCAACCTCCTCCTCGGCCACGCAAGGGATTTCCGGATAGGCGGCGCGCAGGCCGGCGAGGATGATCTTCTCGCTTTCGCGATCGGCTTCCGTCACCGGCGAAGAGTCGGCCTTGCTGTCGACGGCGCAGCCCTCGTGGAAGACGCGCATCACCTCGCGCCCGGCTTCGAGCGCCAGGCGCTCGAAGACGCCCAACATCGCCTCGTCGTCAGATACCGCCGCCATTGTCGTACTGCTCCTCGGCAATGTCGCGTTCGGTCAGCCAATGTTCCAGGGCTTCCGCCATCTCCTGCGGGCTCCTGCCGAGAGTCTTCAGGTGAATTTCCGGATTCTGCGGCGCCTCATAAGGAGAATCCACGCCGGTGAAATTCTTGATCTCGCCGCTCAAGGCGCGCGCGTAAAGGCCCTTCGGATCCCGCCTCGCGCATTCCTCGAACGGCGTGTCGACGAAGACCTCGACGAACTCGCCCTCGGCCATCAGCTCGCGCGCCACGCGCCGTTCGGCGGCGAAGGGCGAGATGAAGGAGACGATGACGATCAAGCCAGCATCGGCCATCAGCTTGGCCACCTCGGCGACGCGACGGATGTTTTCCACGCGGTCGGCGTCGGTGAAGCCGAGATCGCGGTTGAGGCCGTGGCGGACATTGTCGCCGTCGAGGATGTAGGTGTGGCGGCCGGACGCGAACAGCTTCTTCTCGAACAAATTGGCGATGGTCGACTTGCCGGAGCCGGAAAGGCCGGTGAACCAGAACACCGCCGGGCGCTGGTTCTTCAGGTCGGAGCGGCCGCGCTTGCCGACGTCGAGCGACTGCCAATGGATGTTTTCGGCGCGGCGCAGCGAATGCAGGATCATTCCGGCGCCAACGGTGGCGTTGGTGATGCGGTCGATCAGGATGAAGGCGCCGGTGGTGCGGTTCTCGGCGAAGGGATCGAAGGCGATCGGCGCGCGGGTAGAGAGGTTGCAGACGCCGACCTCGTTGATGTCGAGCGACTTCGCCGCCTCATGCGCGAAATCGTTGACGTTGACCCGGTATTTGAGCTCGGTGACGGTGGCGCTGACCTGATCGGTCTCGGTGCGCAGGACGTAGGAGCGGCCGGGCAGCAGCGCCTGCTCGTCGAACCAGACGATGTTGGCGGCAAACTGATCGGCGACCTGCGGCCGTGCGGCCGGCGACACCAGCAGGTTGCCGCGCGACACCTCCACTTCGTCCTCGAGGACGAGCGTGACCGCCTGGCCGGCAACCGCCTGCTCGAGATCGCCGCCCTGCGCGACGATGCGCTTGACCCGCGACGCCTTGCCCGACTTGGCCACGACGACCTCGTCTCCTTCAGAGACCACACCCGAGGCGATGGTACCGGCGAAGCCGCGGAAATCGAGGTTCGGGCGGTTCACATACTGGACGGGGAAGCGGAAAGGCAACTCGACGGCGGCCTCGTCGACCGACACGGTTTCGAGATGCTCGATCAGCGATGGCCCAGAATACCAGGGCGTGCGCTCCGATCGGCTGGTGACGTTGTCGCCGAAGCGCGCCGACATCGGGATCGGCGCGATGCTGACGAAGCCGAGCTCCTTCGCGAACTCGCCATAGTCGGTGACGATCCGGTCGAACACGGTCTCGTCGAAGCCAACGAGGTCGATCTTGTTGACGGCAAGCACGATGTGCCGGATGCCGAGCAGCGAGGCGATGATCGAATGACGCCTGGTCTGGCGAAGCACACCCTGGCGCGCGTCGATCAGCACGATGGCGAGATCGGCGGTCGAGGCACCCGTAGCCATATTGCGCGTATACTGCTCATGGCCGGGCGTGTCGGCAACGATGAACTTGCGCTTCGGCGTGGCGAAGAAGCGATAGGCGACGTCGATGGTGATGCCCTGCTCGCGCTCCGCCTCCAGCCCGTCGACCAGCAGCGCGAAATCGATGTCGTCGCCGGTGGTGCCGTGCTTGCGCGAATCCTTCTCGAGCGCCGCAAGCTGGTCCTCGAAGATCTGCTTGGTGTCGGAGAGCAGCCGCCCGATCAGCGTCGACTTGCCGTCGTCGACCGAGCCGCAGGTGAGAAAGCGCAGCAGCGACTTCTTCTCCTGCGCGGCCATGTAGTCGCGGATCGAATCGGTCGGGGCGAGGCTTTTTGCCATGATGTGGCGCATTATCAGAAATAACCCTCGCGCTTCTTCTTTTCCATCGAGCCGGCCTCGTCGCGGTCGATGAGGCGGCCCTGGCGCTCGGAGGTGCGGGCGGTCAGCATCTCGCCGACAATGGCCTCCAGCGTGTCGGCGTCGGACTCGATCGCGCCGGTCAGCGGGTAGCAGCCCA includes the following:
- the cysQ gene encoding 3'(2'),5'-bisphosphate nucleotidase CysQ, yielding MLGVFERLALEAGREVMRVFHEGCAVDSKADSSPVTEADRESEKIILAGLRAAYPEIPCVAEEEVAAGIATPDLDGAFFLIDPLDGTKEFVNRRTDFTVNIALVRHGVPEVGVVFAPCTGRFFSGRPGKAEALEVDPDYRVAGRRPITVRAGGSPLAVVASRSHNTPETDAFIRDLGAAEIVSVGSSLKFCLLAAAEADVYPRFGRTMEWDTAAGDAVLRAAGGMTRTLDGEPLVYGKRNQASDSDFANPHFIATGKSAA
- the cysN gene encoding sulfate adenylyltransferase subunit CysN, which codes for MRHIMAKSLAPTDSIRDYMAAQEKKSLLRFLTCGSVDDGKSTLIGRLLSDTKQIFEDQLAALEKDSRKHGTTGDDIDFALLVDGLEAEREQGITIDVAYRFFATPKRKFIVADTPGHEQYTRNMATGASTADLAIVLIDARQGVLRQTRRHSIIASLLGIRHIVLAVNKIDLVGFDETVFDRIVTDYGEFAKELGFVSIAPIPMSARFGDNVTSRSERTPWYSGPSLIEHLETVSVDEAAVELPFRFPVQYVNRPNLDFRGFAGTIASGVVSEGDEVVVAKSGKASRVKRIVAQGGDLEQAVAGQAVTLVLEDEVEVSRGNLLVSPAARPQVADQFAANIVWFDEQALLPGRSYVLRTETDQVSATVTELKYRVNVNDFAHEAAKSLDINEVGVCNLSTRAPIAFDPFAENRTTGAFILIDRITNATVGAGMILHSLRRAENIHWQSLDVGKRGRSDLKNQRPAVFWFTGLSGSGKSTIANLFEKKLFASGRHTYILDGDNVRHGLNRDLGFTDADRVENIRRVAEVAKLMADAGLIVIVSFISPFAAERRVARELMAEGEFVEVFVDTPFEECARRDPKGLYARALSGEIKNFTGVDSPYEAPQNPEIHLKTLGRSPQEMAEALEHWLTERDIAEEQYDNGGGI